Proteins co-encoded in one Streptomyces sp. NBC_01283 genomic window:
- a CDS encoding TetR family transcriptional regulator, whose protein sequence is MTAEAKAAEVAAADPASPPLTERQEARRRRILHASAQLASRGGFDAVQMREVAESSSVALGTLYRYFPSKVHLLVATMQDQLQHMHTTIRKRPPAGETPAERCAETLMRAFRALQREPHLADAMVRALTFADRSVSPEVDTVSRLTTAIILDAMGLADAPTPEQLSAVRVIEHTWHSALITWLSGRASIAQVKIDIEMVCRLIDLTSPESA, encoded by the coding sequence ATGACAGCGGAAGCCAAGGCAGCGGAAGTCGCAGCAGCTGATCCGGCGTCGCCGCCCCTGACCGAACGGCAGGAGGCGCGCCGCCGCCGCATCCTGCACGCCAGCGCCCAACTCGCGAGCAGGGGCGGGTTCGACGCGGTGCAGATGCGCGAGGTCGCCGAGTCGTCCAGCGTCGCCCTCGGCACGCTGTACCGCTACTTCCCCTCCAAGGTGCATCTCCTGGTCGCCACCATGCAGGACCAGCTGCAGCACATGCACACCACGATCCGGAAGCGCCCGCCCGCCGGCGAGACACCCGCCGAGCGGTGCGCGGAGACGCTGATGCGGGCCTTCCGTGCCCTGCAGCGCGAGCCGCACCTGGCGGACGCGATGGTCAGGGCGCTGACCTTCGCCGACCGCTCCGTGAGCCCCGAGGTGGACACGGTCTCGCGGCTGACCACCGCGATCATCCTGGACGCGATGGGCCTGGCCGACGCGCCGACCCCCGAGCAGCTCTCGGCGGTCCGGGTCATCGAGCACACCTGGCACTCGGCGCTGATCACCTGGCTCTCGGGGCGGGCCTCGATCGCACAGGTCAAGATCGACATCGAGATGGTGTGCCGCCTGATCGACCTGACGTCCCCCGAGAGCGCGTAA
- a CDS encoding glycosyltransferase family 4 protein, whose product MTAEAMEAGPRTGPADGDRPLRIALLTYKGNPFCGGQGVYVRHLSRELARLGHSVEVIGAQPYPVLDEGLEGLRLTELPSLDLYRSPDPFRTPKRGEYRDWVDALEVATMWTGGFPEPATFSLRARRHLRARRGEFDVVHDNQTLGYGLLGDLGAPLVSTIHHPITVDRQLELDAAAGWRRRMSVRRWYAFTRMQKRVARRLPSVLTVSGTSRQEIIDHLGVRDDRIDVVHIGADTDLFSPDPSVPEVPGRIVTTSSADVPLKGLIHLVEALAKVRAENPAAHLVVVGKRAEDGPVAQAIERYGLEGAIEFVKGITDAELVDLVRSAEIACVPSLYEGFSLPAAEAMATGTPLLATTGGAIPEVAGPDGETCLAVPPADPGALAAGLNRLLGDPVLRARLGAAGRERVLAKFTWARAAQGTAELYRAAIARDARPQSGRPAATPTYSGSPS is encoded by the coding sequence GTGACCGCTGAGGCCATGGAGGCGGGTCCCCGTACGGGTCCGGCCGATGGTGACCGTCCGTTGCGCATCGCTCTCCTCACGTACAAAGGCAACCCGTTCTGCGGGGGACAGGGCGTCTACGTACGTCACCTCTCGCGCGAGCTGGCCCGGCTCGGCCACAGCGTCGAGGTGATCGGCGCGCAGCCCTACCCCGTCCTGGACGAGGGCCTTGAGGGCCTCAGGCTCACCGAGCTGCCCAGCCTCGACCTCTACCGCTCGCCCGACCCCTTCCGCACGCCGAAGCGCGGCGAGTACCGCGACTGGGTCGACGCGCTCGAAGTGGCGACGATGTGGACCGGCGGTTTCCCCGAGCCCGCGACGTTCAGCCTGCGCGCCCGCCGTCACCTGCGGGCACGGCGCGGCGAGTTCGACGTCGTGCACGACAACCAGACCCTCGGCTACGGCCTCTTGGGCGACCTGGGCGCGCCGCTCGTCTCCACGATCCATCACCCCATCACGGTGGACCGACAGCTGGAGCTGGACGCGGCGGCCGGCTGGCGGCGCCGCATGTCCGTGCGCCGCTGGTACGCGTTCACCCGCATGCAGAAGCGCGTGGCCCGCCGGCTGCCCTCCGTGCTCACCGTCTCCGGCACCTCGCGCCAGGAGATCATCGACCACCTCGGCGTACGCGACGACCGCATCGACGTCGTGCACATCGGCGCCGACACCGACCTCTTCTCGCCCGACCCGTCGGTCCCCGAGGTCCCGGGCCGGATCGTCACGACCTCCAGCGCCGACGTCCCGCTCAAGGGCCTCATCCACCTCGTCGAGGCGCTGGCCAAGGTCCGCGCCGAGAACCCCGCCGCCCACCTCGTCGTCGTCGGCAAGCGCGCCGAGGACGGCCCGGTGGCGCAGGCGATCGAGAGGTACGGCCTCGAAGGCGCCATCGAGTTCGTCAAGGGCATCACCGACGCCGAGCTCGTGGACCTCGTCCGCTCGGCCGAGATCGCCTGTGTCCCTTCGCTGTACGAGGGGTTCTCGCTCCCCGCGGCCGAGGCCATGGCGACCGGCACCCCGCTGCTCGCGACGACCGGCGGCGCGATCCCGGAGGTCGCGGGCCCGGACGGCGAGACCTGCCTCGCGGTGCCGCCCGCCGACCCCGGCGCGCTCGCCGCCGGACTGAACCGGCTGCTCGGGGACCCGGTGCTGCGGGCCCGCCTCGGCGCGGCCGGGCGTGAGCGGGTTCTCGCCAAATTCACCTGGGCCCGCGCCGCCCAGGGCACCGCAGAGCTGTACCGCGCGGCGATCGCCCGCGATGCCCGCCCGCAATCCGGCCGCCCCGCGGCCACCCCGACGTACTCCGGGAGCCCCAGCTGA
- a CDS encoding class I SAM-dependent methyltransferase produces the protein MLTVDFTRFPLAAGDRVLDLGCGAGRHAFECYRRGAQVVALDQNAEEIREVAKWFAAMKEAGEAPAGATATAMEGDALNLPFPDASFDVVIISEVMEHIPDDKGVLAEMVRVLKPGGRIAVTVPRYGPEKICWALSDAYHEVEGGHIRIYKADELLGRMREAGLKPYGTHHAHALHAPYWWLKCAFGVDNDKALPVRAYHKLLVWDIMKKPLATKVAEQLLNPVVGKSFVAYATKPHLPKADAKTDA, from the coding sequence ATGCTGACCGTCGACTTCACCCGCTTCCCGCTCGCCGCGGGCGACCGCGTCCTGGACCTGGGCTGCGGCGCGGGCCGGCACGCCTTCGAGTGTTACCGGCGGGGGGCCCAGGTGGTGGCCCTCGACCAGAACGCCGAGGAGATCCGTGAGGTCGCCAAGTGGTTCGCCGCGATGAAGGAGGCGGGCGAGGCGCCGGCGGGCGCGACGGCCACCGCGATGGAGGGCGACGCGCTCAACCTGCCGTTCCCCGACGCCTCGTTCGACGTCGTGATCATCTCCGAGGTGATGGAGCACATCCCCGACGACAAGGGCGTGCTCGCCGAGATGGTCCGCGTCCTGAAGCCGGGCGGCCGCATCGCGGTGACGGTCCCGCGCTACGGACCCGAGAAGATCTGCTGGGCCCTGTCGGACGCGTACCACGAGGTCGAGGGCGGTCACATCCGCATCTACAAGGCGGACGAACTCCTCGGCAGGATGCGGGAGGCGGGCCTGAAGCCGTACGGCACGCACCACGCGCATGCCCTGCACGCGCCGTACTGGTGGCTGAAGTGCGCGTTCGGCGTGGACAACGACAAGGCGCTGCCCGTGCGGGCGTACCACAAGCTCCTGGTCTGGGACATCATGAAGAAGCCGCTGGCCACGAAGGTGGCGGAACAGTTGCTCAACCCGGTCGTGGGCAAGAGTTTCGTGGCGTACGCGACGAAGCCGCACCTGCCGAAGGCCGACGCGAAGACCGACGCGTGA
- a CDS encoding prenyltransferase: MTSPERTEHLVLPGVLTADQATRTVRGILAVQREDGAIPWFRGHHLDPWDHTEAAMALDAAGEHEAAGRAYDWLARHQNPDGSWYAAYADGDPHDVTDRGRETNFCAYIAVGVWHHYLSTGDDTFLDRLWPTVVAAVEFVLTLQQPGGQIGWKREQDGTPVNDALLTGSSSIHQALRCALAIAEQREEPQPDWELATGSLAHAIRSHPERFLDKDRYSMDWYYPVLGGALTGTEAKSRMEEGWDRFVVPDLGVRCVIPNNWVTGGESAELALSLWVLGESDRALEILQSIQHLRDPESGLYWTGYVFDDKAIWPEELTTWTAGSLLLAVAALGGDEATCAVFSGERLPQGLAPECCDAATGGQ; encoded by the coding sequence GTGACGAGCCCGGAGCGGACGGAACACCTGGTCCTGCCGGGCGTCCTGACGGCGGATCAGGCCACGCGGACCGTGCGCGGGATCCTTGCCGTCCAGCGCGAGGACGGCGCGATCCCGTGGTTCCGCGGCCACCACCTCGACCCCTGGGACCACACCGAGGCCGCGATGGCCCTGGACGCGGCGGGCGAGCACGAGGCCGCGGGCCGCGCCTACGACTGGCTCGCGCGGCACCAGAATCCGGACGGTTCCTGGTACGCGGCGTACGCCGACGGGGATCCGCACGACGTGACGGACCGGGGCCGCGAGACGAACTTCTGCGCGTACATCGCCGTGGGCGTCTGGCACCACTACCTCTCGACCGGTGACGACACGTTCCTCGACCGCTTGTGGCCGACGGTGGTGGCGGCGGTGGAGTTCGTCCTCACCCTGCAACAGCCGGGCGGTCAGATCGGCTGGAAGCGGGAGCAGGACGGCACGCCGGTCAACGACGCGCTCCTGACCGGCAGTTCGTCGATCCACCAGGCGCTGCGCTGCGCTCTGGCGATCGCCGAGCAGCGGGAGGAGCCGCAGCCGGACTGGGAGCTGGCGACCGGCTCGCTGGCCCACGCCATACGCAGCCACCCCGAGCGCTTCCTGGACAAGGACCGCTACTCGATGGACTGGTACTACCCGGTCCTCGGTGGCGCGCTCACGGGCACGGAGGCCAAGTCCCGGATGGAGGAGGGCTGGGACCGCTTCGTGGTGCCGGACCTCGGCGTGCGCTGCGTCATCCCCAACAACTGGGTGACGGGCGGTGAGAGCGCTGAACTCGCCCTGTCCCTCTGGGTGTTGGGTGAATCGGACCGCGCCCTGGAGATCCTCCAGTCGATCCAGCACCTGCGCGACCCCGAGTCCGGCCTCTACTGGACGGGCTACGTCTTCGACGACAAGGCGATCTGGCCCGAGGAACTGACGACCTGGACGGCGGGCTCCCTGCTGCTCGCGGTGGCGGCACTGGGCGGCGACGAGGCCACCTGCGCGGTGTTCTCGGGAGAACGCCTGCCCCAGGGCCTCGCACCGGAGTGCTGCGACGCCGCCACCGGGGGGCAGTAG
- a CDS encoding LLM class F420-dependent oxidoreductase: MRLGLALGYWGRGPDPGHVALAQEAERLGYDSVWTAEAWGSDAFTPLTWIAARTSRIKLGTAVVQMAARSPVTTAMHALTLDHLSGGRMMLGLGLSGPQVVEGWYGRPFPKSPLTATREYVDVIRQVLRREGPVTLEGRFHAHPYQGEDGSGLGKPLKPITHPLRADLPVLLGAEGPKNIAQTARIADGWLPLYWSPMRADVYEASLTEARDGFMVAPMARAKVCDDVAEGLLPVKAMLGFYIGGMGHSARNFHADLMARMGFEEEARRIQDLFLAGRREEAVLAVPDAFADEISLIGPRERIAERLELWRKGPVTDLLVLSPDHHTLRVLAELNG; the protein is encoded by the coding sequence ATGCGCCTGGGACTCGCACTCGGTTACTGGGGGCGCGGCCCCGACCCCGGACACGTGGCGCTCGCCCAGGAGGCCGAGCGGCTCGGATACGACTCCGTGTGGACGGCGGAGGCCTGGGGCTCCGACGCCTTCACTCCCCTCACCTGGATCGCGGCGCGGACCTCACGGATCAAGCTGGGCACGGCGGTCGTGCAGATGGCGGCGCGCTCGCCGGTGACGACAGCCATGCACGCGCTGACCCTCGACCATCTCTCCGGCGGCCGGATGATGCTCGGACTCGGGCTTTCCGGGCCGCAGGTGGTGGAGGGGTGGTACGGGCGGCCGTTCCCGAAGTCGCCGCTGACCGCGACGCGCGAGTACGTGGACGTCATCCGCCAAGTGCTGCGGCGGGAGGGGCCGGTGACCCTCGAAGGCCGCTTCCACGCGCACCCGTACCAGGGCGAGGACGGCAGCGGCCTCGGCAAACCCCTGAAGCCGATCACGCACCCCCTCCGAGCGGACCTGCCGGTGCTGCTCGGCGCCGAGGGGCCCAAGAACATCGCGCAGACGGCACGGATCGCCGACGGCTGGCTGCCCCTCTACTGGTCGCCGATGCGGGCTGATGTGTACGAGGCGTCGCTGACGGAGGCGCGGGACGGTTTCATGGTCGCGCCCATGGCGCGGGCGAAGGTCTGCGACGACGTTGCGGAGGGCCTGCTTCCGGTCAAGGCGATGCTGGGGTTCTATATCGGCGGAATGGGGCACTCCGCGCGAAACTTTCATGCGGATCTGATGGCGCGGATGGGGTTCGAGGAGGAGGCCCGACGCATTCAGGACCTGTTCCTGGCAGGCCGCCGAGAGGAGGCGGTACTGGCCGTTCCGGACGCCTTCGCCGACGAGATCTCCCTGATCGGCCCCCGAGAACGCATAGCGGAACGCCTGGAACTATGGCGCAAGGGCCCCGTAACGGACCTCCTCGTCCTGTCCCCGGACCACCACACGCTACGAGTACTGGCCGAACTGAACGGCTAG
- a CDS encoding N-acetylmuramoyl-L-alanine amidase: MSYVGPDSQPPRPPRRFSGGPLTVTLAALVPTCLAGWLIYEATSGPGGNEPPRTLPSASRSAQSSPSSEPSPAASEKDDDKGEGKASAKPSTTKPPKSSTRPAASGPLKGKVVVVDPGHNTGNGRHTAEINRLVNIGTNRKACDTTGTSTNNGYSEAQFTLDVSRRLRTLLEKQGATVKFTQDGDRPWGPCVDERARIGNNAHADAVVSVHADGSAVGNRGFHVILPASVKSGAADTTKIVVPSRALGERIAGKFLSSTGSAPSNYIGDGTGLDVRKDLGGLNLSTVPKVFIECGNMRDPKDEALLTSDAWRQKAAQGISDGIVSFLRG; this comes from the coding sequence GTGTCGTACGTAGGTCCGGACAGCCAGCCCCCACGCCCGCCCCGCCGTTTCAGCGGCGGCCCCCTCACCGTGACGCTCGCCGCACTGGTGCCGACGTGCCTTGCGGGGTGGCTCATTTACGAGGCGACGAGCGGTCCCGGCGGGAACGAACCGCCCAGAACGCTCCCCTCCGCCAGCCGGTCCGCGCAGAGTTCGCCCTCCTCCGAGCCGTCCCCGGCGGCCTCCGAGAAGGACGACGACAAGGGCGAGGGCAAGGCGAGCGCCAAGCCGAGCACGACGAAGCCCCCGAAGTCCTCGACCCGGCCCGCCGCCTCCGGGCCCCTCAAGGGCAAGGTCGTCGTCGTCGACCCCGGTCACAACACCGGCAACGGCAGGCACACGGCCGAGATCAACCGCCTGGTGAACATCGGGACGAACCGCAAGGCGTGCGACACCACGGGCACCTCCACCAACAACGGTTACAGCGAGGCCCAGTTCACCCTCGACGTCTCGCGCCGGCTGCGCACGCTGCTGGAGAAGCAGGGCGCCACCGTGAAGTTCACCCAGGACGGCGACCGGCCCTGGGGCCCCTGCGTCGACGAGCGCGCCCGCATCGGCAACAACGCCCACGCGGACGCCGTCGTCTCCGTCCACGCCGACGGATCCGCGGTGGGCAACCGCGGCTTCCATGTGATCCTGCCCGCATCGGTGAAGTCCGGCGCCGCGGACACCACCAAGATCGTCGTCCCGTCACGCGCCCTGGGCGAGCGCATCGCGGGCAAGTTCCTGAGCTCGACGGGCAGCGCCCCGTCCAACTACATCGGTGACGGCACCGGTCTCGACGTACGCAAGGACCTGGGCGGCCTCAACCTGTCCACCGTCCCCAAGGTGTTCATCGAATGCGGCAACATGCGGGACCCCAAGGACGAGGCGTTGCTCACCAGCGACGCGTGGCGGCAGAAGGCCGCACAGGGCATCTCCGACGGAATCGTGAGCTTCTTGCGCGGATAA
- a CDS encoding ABATE domain-containing protein produces MRAGFPDFRLGSVLATSFTGTLSERHGDSVERIPTPQRLIDWLAVNGLAVDSCTAAQLDLARELRESIHAAATAAAVRDPLPASAVQVINDRSAQGRAAAVLTADGERRWRLGSASRVEDALSVIAADAVHIIAGERDGKLALCASPTCRAAFFDTSQSRTRKWCDMNTCGNRQKKARFHANQRKNPTSAK; encoded by the coding sequence ATGCGTGCTGGCTTCCCTGATTTCCGCCTCGGCAGTGTGCTGGCGACCAGCTTCACGGGGACGCTGTCGGAGCGTCATGGCGACTCCGTGGAGCGCATCCCCACGCCGCAGCGCCTCATCGACTGGCTGGCGGTGAACGGCCTCGCCGTGGACTCCTGCACCGCCGCCCAGCTCGACCTCGCCCGGGAGCTGAGGGAGTCGATCCACGCCGCCGCGACAGCCGCCGCGGTCCGGGACCCTCTCCCCGCGTCCGCCGTCCAGGTCATCAATGACCGCAGCGCCCAGGGGCGGGCCGCGGCCGTCCTGACGGCCGACGGCGAGCGGCGATGGCGGCTCGGCTCGGCTTCCCGCGTGGAAGACGCCCTCAGCGTGATCGCCGCCGACGCGGTCCACATCATCGCGGGCGAACGGGACGGAAAACTGGCCCTGTGCGCCTCACCGACCTGCCGGGCCGCCTTCTTCGACACCAGCCAGAGCCGCACTCGTAAGTGGTGCGACATGAACACGTGCGGAAACCGCCAGAAGAAGGCGCGCTTCCACGCCAACCAGCGCAAGAACCCGACATCGGCGAAATGA
- a CDS encoding epoxide hydrolase: MTRPTSDVQEGVQADEQADVQAFEAHASDADLDDLRARLAAARLPEAETVQGAAPGSRRWEQGVPLADLVDVVNYWRTGYDWRSFEARLDRIGQFRTTIDGLGIHFLHRRSARADATPLVLTHGWPGSIAEFVDVVDELADPNDAEAPAFHVVVPSLPGFGYSDKPATTGWGTEKIAAAWVELMGRLGYSKFVAHGGDWGGNITTVLGGRFPAHVLGIHTTFAEAPPGLTTDGLTAVERQWTEDTRHFWRHRAAYAKQQATRPQTIGYSLVDSPVGLLAWILDKFAEWSDTEDSPFETISMDRVLDDVTLYWLTRTGASAARIYYESHNSLDPELRVDVPSAITMYPSDIEKSPRPWAQERYRQIVRWRSPGSGGHFPSLEIPEYFVKDLQEGLAAVLAAQHSSRSAQDAQ; this comes from the coding sequence ATGACCCGTCCCACCAGCGACGTGCAAGAAGGCGTGCAAGCAGACGAGCAAGCAGACGTGCAGGCATTCGAAGCCCACGCATCCGACGCCGACCTCGACGATCTGCGCGCGCGACTGGCCGCGGCCCGGCTGCCGGAGGCCGAGACGGTCCAGGGCGCGGCGCCCGGCTCCCGCCGCTGGGAGCAGGGCGTACCTCTCGCCGACCTCGTCGATGTCGTGAACTACTGGCGCACCGGATACGACTGGCGGTCGTTCGAGGCACGCCTCGACCGGATCGGTCAGTTCCGCACGACCATTGACGGTCTGGGAATCCACTTCCTGCACCGCCGGTCCGCGCGCGCGGACGCCACTCCTCTGGTCCTGACGCACGGGTGGCCGGGCAGCATCGCCGAGTTCGTCGACGTGGTGGACGAGCTGGCTGATCCGAACGATGCGGAAGCGCCGGCGTTCCACGTCGTGGTCCCGTCGCTGCCGGGCTTTGGTTACAGCGACAAGCCGGCCACCACCGGGTGGGGAACCGAGAAGATCGCGGCCGCCTGGGTGGAACTGATGGGAAGGCTCGGCTACAGCAAGTTCGTGGCCCACGGCGGCGACTGGGGAGGCAACATCACCACGGTCCTCGGCGGCAGGTTCCCGGCACACGTGCTCGGCATCCACACCACGTTCGCGGAGGCGCCGCCCGGATTGACGACGGACGGGCTGACGGCGGTCGAGCGCCAGTGGACCGAGGACACCCGCCATTTCTGGCGCCACCGCGCGGCGTACGCGAAGCAGCAGGCGACCCGGCCGCAGACCATCGGCTACTCGCTCGTCGACTCACCGGTCGGGCTTCTCGCCTGGATCCTCGACAAGTTCGCCGAGTGGTCGGACACCGAGGACAGCCCGTTCGAGACGATTTCCATGGACAGGGTCCTGGACGACGTCACCCTGTACTGGCTGACGCGGACCGGCGCTTCGGCGGCCCGCATCTACTACGAGAGCCACAACTCGCTGGACCCCGAACTCCGGGTCGACGTCCCGTCGGCCATCACCATGTACCCCAGTGACATCGAGAAGTCTCCACGCCCCTGGGCGCAGGAGCGGTACCGGCAGATCGTCCGTTGGAGGTCGCCCGGGAGCGGGGGCCATTTCCCGTCGCTGGAGATCCCCGAGTATTTCGTCAAGGACCTACAAGAGGGCCTCGCGGCGGTGCTGGCCGCTCAGCACTCCTCCCGTTCGGCGCAGGACGCGCAGTGA
- a CDS encoding class I SAM-dependent methyltransferase, with protein MAPQPKPEILAAFEAAKGFMPTGEGLALYAAATEAATLGLPLLEVGTYCGRSTILLADAAREAGVTAITVDHHRGSEEQQPGWEYHDPETVDPQVGRMDTLPTFRRTLHRAGLEEHVIAIVGRSPQVAKTWGGPLGLVFIDGGHTDEHATADYEGWAPHIAEGGLLLIHDVFPDPADIMTGQAPYRVYLRALESGAFTEVSATDSLRVLRRTGGVLSGQHRREALL; from the coding sequence ATGGCCCCCCAGCCCAAGCCGGAGATCCTCGCCGCCTTCGAAGCGGCCAAGGGCTTCATGCCGACCGGCGAGGGCCTGGCCCTCTACGCGGCGGCGACGGAAGCGGCGACGCTCGGCCTCCCCCTCCTGGAGGTCGGCACGTACTGCGGCCGCTCCACGATCCTGCTCGCGGACGCGGCGCGCGAGGCGGGCGTCACGGCGATCACCGTGGACCACCACCGCGGCAGCGAGGAGCAGCAGCCGGGCTGGGAATACCACGACCCGGAGACGGTCGACCCGCAGGTCGGCCGCATGGACACGCTCCCCACGTTCCGCCGCACGCTCCACCGGGCGGGCCTGGAGGAGCACGTGATCGCGATCGTCGGCCGCTCGCCGCAGGTGGCGAAGACCTGGGGCGGCCCCCTCGGCCTGGTGTTCATCGACGGCGGCCACACGGACGAGCACGCGACGGCCGACTACGAGGGCTGGGCCCCGCACATCGCGGAGGGCGGCCTCCTCCTGATCCACGACGTGTTCCCGGACCCGGCGGACATCATGACGGGCCAGGCCCCGTACCGCGTCTACCTCAGGGCACTGGAGTCCGGCGCGTTCACAGAGGTCTCGGCAACGGACTCACTGCGCGTCCTGCGCCGAACGGGAGGAGTGCTGAGCGGCCAGCACCGCCGCGAGGCCCTCTTGTAG
- a CDS encoding CatB-related O-acetyltransferase, which translates to MELVPADPTVLHPFPDQPRVVLLKPLVKSPLIEVGEFSYYDDPDDATGFETRNVLYHYGPEKLRIGKFCAFGTGVRFIMNGANHRMDGPSTFPFPIMGGSWSEHFDLISGLPGRGDTVVGHDVWFGYGVTVMPGVRIGHGAVIASGSVVVDDVPDYGVVGGNPAKLIRTRYSEDEVARLLAVAWWDWPAEHLTEHVRAVMSGTIDELEQAAPRS; encoded by the coding sequence ATGGAACTCGTACCGGCCGATCCGACGGTGCTGCATCCGTTCCCGGACCAGCCTCGTGTCGTGCTCCTGAAGCCGCTGGTGAAGTCGCCGTTGATCGAGGTGGGGGAGTTCTCGTACTACGACGACCCTGACGACGCGACCGGCTTCGAGACGCGCAACGTCCTCTATCACTACGGGCCCGAGAAGCTCCGCATCGGCAAGTTCTGTGCGTTCGGGACGGGGGTGCGGTTCATCATGAACGGCGCCAACCACCGCATGGACGGGCCCTCGACCTTTCCGTTCCCCATCATGGGCGGCTCGTGGTCCGAGCACTTCGATCTGATCAGCGGGCTGCCGGGGCGCGGCGACACCGTGGTCGGCCATGACGTGTGGTTCGGGTACGGGGTGACGGTGATGCCCGGCGTGCGGATCGGGCACGGGGCCGTCATCGCTTCCGGGTCCGTGGTGGTCGACGACGTGCCCGATTACGGGGTTGTTGGTGGAAACCCCGCCAAGCTCATCCGTACGCGGTACAGCGAGGATGAGGTGGCGCGGCTGTTGGCTGTCGCCTGGTGGGACTGGCCTGCGGAGCATCTCACCGAGCATGTCCGGGCCGTGATGTCCGGGACGATCGATGAGCTGGAGCAGGCGGCGCCCCGGTCCTAG
- a CDS encoding MFS transporter: MTQSTTHQRGTRGVVPVLAFAGIVVAVMQTLLVPVIKDLPTLLSTTPSNATWVMTATLLAGAVSTPIMGRLGDLYGKRRMLLTSLAVMVVGSLICGFTDDLVVMIVGRALQGFAMGAIPLGIGLMRDMLPREKLGSAMALMSSSIGVGGGLALPLAALTAQHADWHTLFFGAAGLGVISMLLTVLFVPESTVKAQGTFDVVGALGLSAGLVLFLLPITKGSDWGWTSGMTLGLFAAAAVVLVLWGVMELRLKAPLVDLRTTARPAVLFTNLASIMVGVAFYAISLVLPQLLQLPTATGYGLGQSMVVAGLCVAPLGLTMMFTAPVYARLSAKYGPKVTLILGMLIIAIGYGAGLGLMSAAWQTIIIAVVVGAGIGLAYSSLPALIIGAVDPSETGAANGLNTLMRSIGTSVSSAVIGMVLANTADHVGGVAIPTMTGFRTSFLIATGAVALGLVFALFLPSARRSVKTQLRASSEEDANLRAATEALAGFHGRVLSPSGTPVARAKVTLIDRRGRQAGSALTDEVGRYALPVPGDGSYVLAATAAGHAPLASAAAHRGDDSAVEMDLLLPGGSDVLA; encoded by the coding sequence ATGACGCAGTCGACGACCCACCAACGCGGCACCCGCGGAGTCGTCCCCGTACTCGCCTTCGCCGGCATCGTCGTCGCGGTGATGCAGACACTCCTGGTGCCGGTCATCAAGGACCTGCCGACGCTGCTGAGCACCACGCCGTCGAACGCCACCTGGGTCATGACGGCGACCCTGCTCGCCGGCGCCGTCTCGACCCCGATCATGGGCCGCCTCGGCGACCTCTACGGCAAGCGCCGCATGCTCCTGACGAGCCTTGCCGTGATGGTCGTGGGCTCCCTGATCTGCGGCTTCACCGACGACCTCGTCGTGATGATCGTCGGCCGCGCCCTGCAGGGCTTCGCGATGGGCGCCATCCCGCTCGGCATCGGCCTGATGCGCGACATGCTGCCCCGCGAGAAGCTCGGCTCCGCGATGGCCCTGATGAGCTCGTCCATCGGCGTCGGCGGCGGCCTCGCGCTGCCGCTCGCGGCACTGACCGCACAGCACGCCGACTGGCACACCTTGTTCTTCGGCGCCGCGGGCCTCGGCGTCATCTCGATGCTCCTGACCGTCCTCTTCGTGCCCGAGAGCACGGTGAAGGCACAGGGCACGTTCGACGTGGTCGGCGCCCTCGGGCTCTCCGCCGGGCTCGTCCTCTTCCTCCTCCCCATCACCAAGGGCAGCGACTGGGGCTGGACCTCGGGCATGACGCTCGGCCTGTTCGCCGCCGCCGCGGTCGTCCTCGTCCTGTGGGGCGTGATGGAACTGCGTCTCAAGGCACCGCTGGTCGACCTGCGCACCACGGCCCGCCCCGCGGTCCTCTTCACCAACCTCGCCTCGATCATGGTCGGCGTCGCGTTCTACGCGATCTCCCTGGTGCTCCCGCAGCTGCTCCAGCTGCCGACCGCCACCGGCTACGGCCTCGGCCAGTCCATGGTCGTCGCGGGCCTCTGCGTGGCGCCGCTCGGCCTCACGATGATGTTCACGGCCCCGGTCTACGCGCGCCTCTCGGCGAAGTACGGCCCGAAGGTGACCCTCATCCTCGGCATGCTGATCATCGCGATCGGCTACGGCGCGGGCCTCGGCCTGATGAGCGCCGCCTGGCAGACGATCATCATCGCGGTCGTGGTGGGCGCGGGCATCGGCCTCGCCTACTCCTCGCTCCCCGCGCTGATCATCGGCGCCGTCGACCCCTCCGAGACGGGCGCGGCGAACGGCCTCAACACGCTGATGCGCTCCATCGGTACGTCGGTCTCCAGCGCCGTCATCGGCATGGTCCTCGCCAACACGGCGGACCACGTGGGCGGCGTCGCGATCCCCACGATGACGGGCTTCCGCACATCGTTCCTGATCGCCACCGGCGCGGTCGCGCTCGGCCTGGTCTTCGCCCTGTTCCTCCCCTCCGCCCGCCGCTCGGTCAAGACCCAGCTCCGGGCGAGCAGCGAGGAGGACGCGAACCTGCGCGCCGCGACGGAGGCGCTGGCCGGCTTCCACGGCCGGGTACTGAGCCCCTCCGGGACGCCGGTCGCCCGCGCCAAGGTCACGCTGATCGACCGCAGGGGGCGGCAGGCGGGCTCGGCCCTCACGGACGAGGTCGGCCGCTACGCGCTCCCCGTCCCCGGGGACGGCTCCTACGTCCTCGCGGCCACGGCCGCCGGCCACGCACCGCTGGCCTCGGCGGCGGCACACCGGGGCGACGACTCGGCGGTGGAGATGGACCTGCTGCTGCCGGGCGGGAGTGATGTGCTGGCGTAG